Proteins found in one Amycolatopsis aidingensis genomic segment:
- a CDS encoding esterase-like activity of phytase family protein, with protein sequence MRFRAWALTGLLVAGTMTAAVPAATAHGGHSGDLGVPRHGERFQRVATLPVYRNSAPEEHTAAEIAAATPDGRTVVYTDSPAERIGFSTLRGDTLRPAGTMDLPGEPTSVDVRDGLALVAVNTSESYVDPSGLLQVVDIAARRVVATHDLGGQPDSIDISPDGRYAAVAIENERDEDVDDGAIPQQPAGFLDVLDLNGEPGQWRVRRVELTGLAEVAPNDPEPEYVSINAANQVAVTLQENNHIVLADLATGEVRTHFSAGVATVDGVDVADDGRIDPSGSVTAPREPDAIGWLDEHTLGTADEGDHQGGSRTWTVFEARTGRVLYDSGNELERLATSYGQYPDGRADNKGVEPEGIAVAAYGRHRYAFIGMERANLIAVYNVDNPRRPELVQGLPTGVGPEGILPIPRLDALVVAAEEDAAADGIRSSLARYQLTRKPLALSLRHNEGAPSIVSDDDAGPGFGALSGLSGIPGDHRNLVAVTDNAYRPSRVLTVDARRYPARVTRERTLTRNGTPVGYDTEGIAARPGGGYWLAVEGDPGEDTENLLVRADRAGRVLEEVRLPERVAAGAGRFGFEGVAVVRNRGTEQVWVAVQRAWAGEPAGRATLARYTPSTGRWAFAAYPLEAAPAGGWVGLSELTAVDDRTLLVLERDNRRGAGARIKKVYEVRIGRLRPAPEGEPKPLLRKREVRDLRPALAAGGGVLADKPEGLAVLGGPSWFGWRRLVGVVDNDGLDDAPGESVFLRLGFVW encoded by the coding sequence GTGAGATTTCGAGCTTGGGCACTGACCGGCCTGCTGGTGGCGGGCACGATGACCGCGGCGGTCCCGGCCGCGACGGCGCATGGCGGGCATTCCGGGGACCTCGGCGTCCCGCGGCATGGCGAGCGGTTCCAGCGGGTCGCCACCCTGCCGGTGTACCGGAACTCCGCGCCGGAGGAGCACACCGCCGCCGAGATCGCCGCGGCGACCCCGGACGGCCGCACCGTGGTTTACACCGACTCGCCAGCGGAACGGATCGGCTTCAGCACGCTGCGCGGTGACACCCTGCGGCCCGCAGGCACCATGGACCTGCCAGGCGAGCCGACCTCGGTGGACGTTCGCGATGGGCTGGCACTGGTCGCGGTGAACACCTCGGAGTCCTATGTGGATCCATCCGGGCTGCTACAGGTCGTGGACATCGCGGCCAGGCGGGTGGTCGCCACGCATGACCTCGGTGGGCAGCCGGACTCGATCGACATCTCGCCGGACGGCCGGTACGCCGCCGTGGCCATCGAGAACGAACGGGACGAGGATGTCGACGACGGCGCGATCCCGCAGCAGCCAGCCGGTTTCCTCGACGTGCTCGACCTGAACGGCGAGCCGGGGCAGTGGCGGGTCCGCAGGGTCGAGCTCACCGGACTCGCCGAGGTCGCCCCGAACGACCCGGAACCCGAGTACGTCTCGATCAATGCGGCCAACCAGGTCGCGGTCACCCTGCAGGAGAACAACCACATCGTGCTGGCCGACCTGGCCACCGGCGAGGTGCGTACGCACTTCTCCGCGGGAGTGGCCACAGTGGACGGTGTGGACGTCGCGGACGACGGGCGGATCGACCCGAGCGGATCGGTCACCGCGCCGCGGGAACCGGACGCGATCGGCTGGCTGGACGAGCACACCCTCGGCACCGCCGACGAGGGTGACCACCAGGGTGGTTCGCGCACCTGGACGGTCTTCGAAGCGCGCACCGGCCGGGTGCTTTACGACTCGGGCAACGAGCTGGAGCGACTGGCCACCTCCTACGGTCAGTATCCGGACGGCAGGGCCGACAACAAGGGGGTCGAGCCGGAAGGGATCGCCGTGGCGGCCTACGGCAGGCACCGGTACGCCTTCATCGGCATGGAAAGGGCGAACCTAATCGCGGTGTACAATGTGGACAATCCACGACGGCCGGAGCTGGTGCAGGGCCTGCCCACCGGGGTCGGTCCGGAGGGGATCCTGCCGATCCCTCGGCTGGACGCCCTGGTGGTCGCGGCCGAGGAGGACGCCGCAGCGGACGGGATCCGTTCCTCGCTTGCGCGTTACCAGCTGACCAGGAAGCCGCTGGCGTTGTCCTTGCGGCACAACGAAGGCGCCCCGTCGATCGTCTCCGACGACGATGCCGGCCCCGGCTTCGGTGCCCTGTCCGGGCTGTCCGGCATCCCCGGGGACCATCGCAACCTGGTGGCCGTCACCGACAACGCCTACCGGCCCAGCCGGGTGCTCACAGTGGACGCCCGGCGGTATCCGGCGCGGGTCACCCGCGAACGGACGCTCACCAGGAACGGCACACCGGTCGGCTATGACACCGAGGGGATCGCGGCCCGCCCCGGCGGCGGGTACTGGCTCGCGGTGGAAGGCGACCCCGGAGAGGACACGGAGAACCTGCTGGTGCGCGCCGACCGCGCGGGCCGGGTGCTCGAGGAGGTCCGGCTGCCCGAGCGGGTCGCCGCCGGTGCGGGCCGGTTCGGCTTCGAAGGTGTCGCGGTGGTCCGGAACCGGGGCACCGAGCAGGTGTGGGTCGCGGTGCAGCGGGCCTGGGCGGGTGAGCCCGCGGGCCGGGCGACGCTGGCGAGGTACACCCCGTCCACCGGGCGCTGGGCCTTCGCCGCCTACCCGCTGGAGGCCGCACCGGCAGGCGGGTGGGTCGGGCTCTCCGAGCTGACCGCGGTGGACGACCGCACGCTGCTGGTGCTCGAGCGGGACAACCGGCGTGGCGCCGGCGCGCGGATCAAGAAGGTGTACGAGGTGCGCATCGGGCGGCTGCGGCCGGCGCCCGAGGGAGAGCCGAAACCCTTGCTGCGCAAGCGGGAGGTGCGGGACCTGCGGCCCGCGCTCGCCGCGGGCGGCGGGGTGCTCGCGGACAAGCCGGAAGGGCTGGCCGTGCTCGGCGGGCCGTCCTGGTTCGGCTGGCGCAGGCTGGTCGGCGTGGTGGACAACGACGGCCTCGATGACGCCCCCGGCGAGTCGGTGTTCCTGCGACTGGGATTCGTCTGGTAG